The following are from one region of the Nicotiana tomentosiformis chromosome 7, ASM39032v3, whole genome shotgun sequence genome:
- the LOC104099174 gene encoding peroxidase 3-like, whose protein sequence is MASFGYLSILVLCILGFVSSGHAQLQLNFYAKSCPNAEKIIKDFVQKQVQKAPNTAAAILRMHFHDCFVRGCDGSVLLNFTSSTGNQTEKQANPNLTLRGFSFIDAVKRLVEAECPGVVSCADIIALVARDAVVVTGGPFWNVPTGRRDGRISNVSEANADIPAPTSNFTRLQQSFAKKGLDLNDLVLLSGAHTIGVSHCSSFSERLYNFTGTLGTQDPSLDSEYADNLKSRKCKSINDNTTIVEMDPGSFKTFDLSYYKLLLKRRGLFQSDAALTKRTTTKSFIEHLVEGSLKEFYSEFAKAMEKMGRVEVKTGSAGEIRKQCAFVNS, encoded by the exons ATGGCTTCATTTGGCTATTTGAGTATTCTGGTATTATGTATCCTTGGATTTGTAAGCTCTGGACATGCTCAATTACAACTTAATTTCTATGCCAAGAGCTGTCCAAATGCAGAGAAAATCATTAAAGACTTTGTCCAAAAGCAAGTTCAAAAGGCTCCAAATACTGCAGCTGCCATACTCAGAATGCATTTCCATGATTGCTTTGTTAGG GGTTGTGATGGATCTGTACTTCTTAATTTCACTTCAAGTACAGGAAACCAAACTGAAAAACAAGCTAATCCTAATCTAACATTGAGAGGCTTCTCCTTCATTGATGCTGTGAAGAGACTAGTTGAAGCTGAATGCCCTGGAGTTGTCTCTTGTGCTGATATTATTGCCTTAGTTGCTAGAGATGCAGTTGTAGTCACA GGAGGTCCTTTTTGGAATGTGCCAACTGGTAGAAGAGATGGAAGAATATCAAATGTTTCAGAAGCCAATGCTGATATCCCAGCTCCAACTAGTAACTTCACTAGACTACAACAATCTTTTGCGAAAAAGGGTCTTGATCTGAACGACTTGGTCTTATTATCTG GTGCACACACCATTGGAGTTTCTCATTGCTCCTCATTTTCGGAGCGTCTATACAATTTCACAGGGACTCTTGGTACACAAGATCCATCTCTAGACAGCGAATATGCAGATAATCTCAAGTCCAGGAAATGCAAGTCAATTAACGATAATACCACTATAGTTGAGATGGATCCAGGTAGTTTCAAGACATTTGATCTTAGCTATTACAAGCTTCTGCTCAAAAGGAGAGGCCTATTCCAATCTGATGCAGCTTTAACAAAACGTACCACAACGAAGTCATTTATCGAACACCTTGTCGAGGGATCACTCAAAGAATTCTACAGTGAATTTGCTAAGGCAATGGAGAAAATGGGGAGAGTTGAAGTTAAAACAGGCAGTGCTGGTGAAATCAGGAAGCAATGTGCATTTGTGAATAGTTAA